tgcaaatttaaatgacataaactgaaatagctatcaaaactaCGTATGTGTACAAAGGTCACCAAAATATGATCGCGTAGTTTTAGAGAAAATAGTTACAGCCAGAAATTCGGTCTGGACCTCTGCATTAACTCACTTGCGTATCCGGAGATCACGGAAAAGAAAGCGAAAATATATTGATACTATAATAAGTACACTACACATTTCTTTCACAGGGCCATTCGTGAACATTTGTGTTAAGAAGATAGGATACCGGCTAACAGTAATGTCTGGAGCTGCGATGTCTTCAATTGGATTATTATTGAGTGCATTTGCCCCAAATATTGAGTTTCTGTACTTCAGCTTTGGTTTTCTCGTAGGTAAGAGGGTAATAATTACTTACATCTAGGCACAACAATATCATTTGTTGGTGGCCACGTTCGATAACATTTCTGTAGCACAACAGCGATGTCATACGCACTTGTACTTGAACTTACGGACGTGAAAACatcttaaaatattaaattggaATGAGATTACTGTCAGATTACAACTTTTATCATCCGCATAATCATCAGCGTCGTCGTTgttctcctcctcctcctcattatcattgtcaacatcgtaattatcatcatcatcaccattataTTCATAGCGGTCATTTCAGGTGTAGTACTAccttcatttgaatatttattaaGTCCTtaaaattattatgaatttttaaacTTAAGCCTGATAGAATAATAGTCATTAAAACAATAATATTTGTTAAACCATTTTAACTTTATAACGCCTATTAGCTTTTAGTTTCAAGTTGGCATGACAACAAATAGGGTTCACTAAGAGTGAAAAAGACTGATGTTATATCGATCAATGTATCGATGATCGTCCATAGATCGacgtttatttattatttatttattcacaatTACAAGCACAAGTAGGGAAAATGACCGAATAAGGTTTTATCTCCATGCAATAAAGTCCTTTAAACAACAAAGAAATGGTATAAAAGTAAAGTATATATAAACCTGTAAGTTCTATACGTGTTACAAATGTGACAGACGAAAAATACTATAAGATAATTTTTCCATATAACCGacaaaaaaagttttcaattgaTGTTTCAAAAGATTAAGATAAGCGCTTCATCTTGTGCTCGATAAGTGTAGTCAAGTGTTATACACCACGCATGTTCTCTGTCCACCTGTTGTACGGTTTTTCGGAACACACCATTTCAATCTGAAGGCTGCACGTGTTtgataatcatgaacatttttgaGAGAAACTGTTGTTCTGTAAGATAACATGGAGCTATATTCATGAGAGATTTGTATGTTAGAATGCAGGTAAAGTAAAATACACATTACTCAATAACAGTCAAATCGACTATTTTTCTTATGCAACATAACCTGCCTCTGTGGTGAGGCTGTGAAAATATATAAAGCTCATTTACAAACTAATAGCATCTGGGAGCATCTATGTTGGTTTATGTTTGCAAATGGTCATCCATTGAGTTGTTAAAACATAACTGGAAAGAATTGAAGCTTTCTAGAGGCTGTAATGATTAAatacaatatttatttatttctgtgtcATTTGTAGCGAAGAAGTATAAAACTGACACATGCCTCTTTACTCAAGCGTACTTTTAAATACTTCTTTACATTACCGATAtatcatttcattaaaattactTGTTTCTTTGAAGGACTTGGACACGGCCTTGTCAATTCTCCAGCAATCGGAATTATGGCCCTCTACATCAAGAAACGGTTCGCATTAGCTAATGCAATAGCTTTAACTGGATCTGGCATTGGAGCGATTGTGTTTCCACCATTACTACAATTACTGATCGACAGCTACGGATGGAGAGGTGCTCTGATCGTATTTTCTGCAGTAAATGCCCACATGTTTGTTTCTGCTTCACTGTTTAAATCGCCAAGTTTACAGCGAACGGATCATGGTGAAAATTCGGCGCTCAACGTTGAGAATGTGGATAAAAAATCGGACATAAAAAATCACGGGATAATACAAACAATCAGGCAACTATGTGACTGCGGTTTGTTCATCAAGTATCCCTCGTTTGTTGTCGTGTGTATAACCGTATTTTTCGGCATAGGTATGGGATTCCACGGGGTTCCAGCTCATGCAATCGCTAGAGCTAAAGTCTTGAAAGTTGGAACGCCTCAAGAAATATCTTTCCTGGCGTCAGCACTTGGGATTAGCAGTATCCTTGGGCGTGCAACAGTACCTGTTATTTTGTACCTATTTTCAAGatatttgaccagttcacgctTATTCGGAATTGCCCTAATTTTAACTGGTGTTGCATATATTGTTAGCGGTCTTTGCAAGACGTATGTATCCTACATGGCGTTCAGTCTTGTTTTCGGATTTCTTAGTGGAATATTTCTGACAGTGATCGTATTAGTTCTGAAAGACATTGTCTCCGGTGTGATGCTCACGGCTGCTCTAAGTTTGTATGCGCCCTTCCTCGCTACGGGAGGATTAATTGGCCCTCCATGCGCAGGTAAGAACAACCTGTACACtggtttgattttaaaattagtttgtttcagtaaacttttgacTTAGAACAGTTCCTTACATTTCACTTTTCTAAAAATGTATCTTAACTTTGCAGGTTTCATATACGACGAAACAGGCGATTACAACAActctttttatttttatggCATCGCTGCAGTGATGGCTGGACTTATAATACTCATCTCTGAATTCATCATGAATGAAAGACAAATGAAGTCTGGAACTGTGGGAAATGATGTTGAAATGAAGGTGGTCGAGTCTGAGAACAATAGCTGAAGTAAACGTCTTTGATTTTGGACAGTCTTCTCAACTGACGTTGTACATGTCATGATGTAACATTCCTGAATTTCTGGctaatgaaaatgaatcaaaaactgtacttgcttgtatttttttttagtgCATAAAGttccttttttttcttgttttattgCCTTGCGAAGAACTACCGACCTGGTGAACAGTTAGCTggcaatgtacatgtaatagtATACTGTCTGTATTATTAGACACACAACTTCCCTTTGAAGGGAAGAAAAGcgttacaaaaacaaatgaggaAGTTACTCAAAAGAAACCAAGATAGTGTTTCAAAGTAATAAtaagaaaaagaaataaattataaaaaaaacaaaacaatagcATGATTCATCTATCAAGATAGCGAGAAAATCAAATAATGATAACATTTCTGATAGGCGTGCCATTCTCAATTCCATACATATAGATATGTACTGTGCTGGAGGAATTGATATGcgtgtatttttcattatgAATTCAAATTTGTTAGGCATATCATAAAATGTGGTGTTATATTTTGCTGCTGCAGCAAACAAGAGATTTCTTTGGCTGGTGTAAAATTTGTaagaaatgatgaaatgttgttcaTCTTCTACACATTTGCTATCGCAGAGTTCGCAGACTATTTCATGTACCGGACTTTTATTGTAGCGTcctgtttcaattttcaatgaatGATTACTTAATCGAAATTTGACAAGACTGAAGGTCACGTTCTGTTCATGCAATAGCGATGACAAATTAATTTTCTCTCTGTTTGAGCGTGCCAAATGTTGATTTGTATAACGGCATTGATTGATTGagcaaatcaatcaatcagtcattCCAGTCAGAGAGTCAATTAATCAATTAAGTCAATAAATTGAACGGTTATGATTGTCTTCACTGTTACGGTGTATATCTGAAAAGTCACTGAGTCGATTgatatgtaattgtaaaatgcTAGAAAGCTTATGAGCTAGTCTTGCCTGAGGGTAATGGTGATCttcattattgttattttaGAGTATAATACACGTTTTTTATATGTGAGCAATGCTTGATTCATGCATTAATTTTGATTAGAGTTCTGTGGTCAGTGATATTTATCTAGTGTATGTTTGACATACACTTTACGGTTAACGTACCCGATATCATCTTTGCAGACGCTGTTATTCGAATTATTTATCATTGTCTCAAACTTGGAGCGCAACGTGTTATCCAAGTTAAAGTTAATGTTAAAGCttatatttcaacaatataatGTTAGAAACAcagcaaaatatattgaaaaagcATTTCTTCGAAGAAAAGAAGGTTTGTATAGGCTAACTTAGTGTAATTTATACCTTTGCTGTTGTGTATTGTACACCTTTTTTTCCTCTGTTTTTGTATTCAAAGCCAGTGACATATAAGTCCATTTGGCTGGGAGGTTTCCTTATTCACATTGCTACTTTTGTTGTAaagaatatgtaattttgacctcatgtcactataataaaccatagagaaagatagatagagtggcaacgggtagtgtttaaggcgtgaagcggttacgtaacccatccatgttcgcctcgcctcaggttgctctcgcctctcttttccgaagagtgccgaccatgaatccttcggtaattttcggattttcgccaattgttaagcgaaagtatgttcggcaaagtttgtgttgttgttgtcgtgtggtgctgagcagaattgacgtgctggcgaaaacgggagtgttttgagcttcaggaaaatgagttttaccgttttaaaaattcctctcatatttttatgaatatataatgagtgtgtttgaaccaaatttgaaagtcttttatcgatactgtctggttttactcaatggtttacggtcagtcataccgtcttttacacgtgcgtcaaggaaggacatgtttatgaaactgctggcgtgttatgtttgattggcgtgaagcagtgtttctggcctgagagctcacaaagtaactatggttgctacgcgactggcagtacgatgccatctcgtcgtatttttcgcataatctcgtgtaattatcaaccacaaacaaagcctccaaaaagtttaacacctttgaagctcattttaatatgaaaagccaatagtctaccgagacaaccatggaacaaaaggcatgcaagtgttgccactctgtatatgtttctctgtgaatAAACAAACTAACTAACTATAACTATCCATGCAATGAAAAGTAAGATCCATAAACTCATCACTTGCTACGTATGTGCTACAATTCAATGACAGCTACTTCTCTGCATACAGAATTGCTATACAGAGAGATGAACCGGAGAAACGTTGTAACATGGATAAAACTGCTACTAACAATTGTAATTAGCTCTGTACTATTGTACCTTCACGCACGGTCCCTTCTCGTGCTTTCAGGCATCCAATGTAGCATTGCACGACTATCATATAGAACTTTTAAAAATACGAAAAAGGAAGCAGGCTTCACATGAAGACGTTTTCAATGGAGCTTCATCGTACAAATATGGTTATATCGAAGGAAAGTAGGTACTGCAAAAAAAGGAATCAAAGCTGTGCAGCCAGGTTTGCGGGTTTTGTTGTGATGAATCAATTTAATACgatgcatttttttaattttgggtATAGTAGGAAATACTAAACATTGCAAAGCCCTTCTGCTGAAAAACTGGAAACGATGTGAATACGCCACCATCACAAGTGTATACCTTCTGGTGGTATCGTGGCAAAAGGACACAACTCAGGGCAAAGCCTGCAGAAAAAACCAACTGCAATTGTTCAGCGTTGGACACTATCATCAGAACTTACATTATCCGCCGACATTGGAAATATACTTAATAGACAGTAAATATTGGATACTgacttttcaacaaatttaaagtcaaaCGAAAAGTAGACTCGTGTGAGAACATTTATGGCAGTTTGATTAAACATTTCAATCGCTTTATCGGATTACAAACGACACTGTTTTATATCGATAAACTTCACAATTTTATAGTCCGGCGTTTGTTCAATACTTAAAAAAACCCAGATGATATATCACACCAACTAAAGGCAGTTGTCATTCCTCGAATGGCAGATTcgctaaagaaagtaatttgTCCAAAGGATCGACGTTGAACTTATGATTTTAATTGAAACTAcatttaaaggcctgtgttggcaccagattgtcttatcagaaaatttacccaccagattacaatttcaatggaaaacacatttaaaggctatcacacctccataattctcttacagactaaaacaaaggccatcccagggatcgcgaacagtgtCTTTAAATCTATTGTGTCTGTGTGGCGTATAAGTCTAATAGTCAAACCTTGTTACCTTCTTTATCTTTAATGAGTCTTGTTATCTTCCTTAATCCGTGAAAATGTCGTCTTGCTGAATCTCCAGTCATTGTTAATATGTTTACGGAACATTTCCGTAAACAAGCGAGTGAATCATCTAACAAGAAACTTACCAGTAGGAGATCAATAGCGAGACACTTTAAAGACTTGACCCTTAGCAGTAGTGTTATAAATAGAAGAAATTTGCAATGGAAGATCCGTTACAGCCGATTTCATGAAATCACGAAACGATCGATTGGATCGATTTAAATCATGgggaaaaaagcgccaagctttgCGCTGTCATCACGTGATGtggcagggaccatcttccTATGCCATGGGTATGACCAtatagaccctcgtttttctcgaaGGTCTATGGTATGACATTGTCATTCACGTTCACACCAGGACGTGCGTATTTGCATAACCATTGTTTAGATTTAGACTCATTAGATTTGCACAGATTTGCTGCGGTCTCGACCGAATACGTTAATTTCAACGCTCATGTCAGgttgcaaaaaatacaaaaacatcgTTATGAAAACGCGTCGAGAAGCTGCTGTTTTCAACGACTGGCGTCTGGCCGTGTCGCGATTAGCTGTTTCTTGCGACGGCGATCGACAAAATTGGGTAACATATGTAATAACAGAGCCCCATGACCTCGGAGGTCGCTATGTGGCGCTCCGAAGGTATTTCCCGAGGGATACGGTGTATTCTGCCACCGATACTTTTCCGAGGTTCGATCATATTATTCATCTCGTGGTCGTCAAcaataataagcttatagcATAGATGAACTGGAATGTTGAAATTGGGGCTGGTATAACAAGGAATATTAAACCGTACAAGTTCATTGGTAGCATGTTCGAGCGTCTCACTTTTTTATACGGCAATAGTGTGATATTTTCGAGTTTTGACAGTGTATTTTCAACAAAGATGTGCAGTTACATTATACCATTCAAATGGCATAGTACAGTGTTGACCCAAACCATTAACCAGTTCATCTCATATCCTTAGCAAGTCTAAGTATGTCAATCAAACAGACAATAAAATGCCTAGCCACTGAATATTTTCTCATGTTGATCTAATACTCTTCTTGGTTGTTTTGATCAAAGTCTCGGagcataatttgcattttcttagTCTTAATGCTGCAAAGATACTTATTGAAAATACTACAGACAATAGTGCCATGAAATGTCACCCTCCATATTGTCGACTATTAAGACACGTCGATATGTTCGTTCGTACACAAGAAATCTGACTTGCGGTAACGTTCATCTACCTATTTCTCTATGAAATTCCGCTGTGCATTTCACACGGAGTAATTCAACAATACAACTTACATGCACTGTGTTTTGATTCACAATTGACCTGCCTCGACTTGCTCGGCACAGTTCACATTACATTGTGACACTGTCACATTAagttatttcaatatttgtgaacAATTTCCAAATTCGATTTTTTTGTTACGATATTCTCCCGTCTGAATCATGTTCAACTGTATAGCTTTCGTCTATTAGCCTTTGAAAGGATTTTCTCCGGGtcattaaaaaatgaaatttgttcaTGCTGGCGTATCGGCATATGCCGTCGATGATACACAAACAGTGAGAAAGTGAGTGGTTTGTTTTGCCGTAATTTGTTAAAGGACTTATAACAACTGTTAGACTGGAAATAAATAGATAGTTACAATTATTGTTTCTGCTATTTACATATAATCATTCTATATACAGGAAACAGCACAAAATGtgctttttaaatatattttataaaatgacAAAACGATGTTTCATTTctctttgattttgtttgtttgcagttGAACTGGGAAGACCGTTAAGAATGGTTGatctgaaatatattttttgagaGTCGATAGACAAGATTggtgaaaaatgtaacaagtaCTGAGAATCTTGATATTGAGATAAATTTTGAGGatgttactttgaaagtaataCTTGTGGGAAACGAAAAGGGGCACTAAACGAAAATTACCCACCAATATGTCTTTGCGAGGAAATACAACATATATACAAATACATAGTCATCAATTCGAAAATGACATATACCAAAATGTTTACTGAATCTAGATTTAACGACCTATCGAATATTTGGAGAAGAATACTGACAACAGATAGTTGACAGTGAAAACACACCAATATGACATCTGTAAATTCAAGATTCCGTCATTGTAATGCAGCTACGTTGATTGACCACTTGCAGAACCCTCatttaagtgaaaatacttcAGTTCTTTCCCATCATTTAGCAAACAAAAATGCTAAAGAACTGTTGTCGGAGAGACAACGAATAGAGAAGTTCCCGTTTGTTAGTCGCCATTAATCAGTGCGTCACAACTTTTGTTCTGCCTTCCAGTGACTTTATCGTCACTTTTTTCGATTCCCAAAAACACATAGCAGCAATGGTAATACCGAACTGGAAAAAATGTCGATACTCACCCCTGAACGTTGTCCGCCTCTCGCCCGAAGACTAGTcgcattttgaaaatgtaatataAGCACAATTTTAAGCGTTTTAGCCCTGCCAACTCGAACCCCCTAACTGAATTCATTAAATGATGTGATGTGTTCAGGCATGAATGCAAATATACAGATTAAGAAGGCATGCCAccacaaacaataaaaatggtAATTGTACTTATCAAAGATACGCTATATCACTCCTTTGCTTATTTACCCCTGAGTCGTTGaccgtgtatgtatgtatgagtgtatgtgtgcgtgcgtgtgtgtgtgtgtgtgtgtgtgtgtgtgtgtgtgtgtatgtatgtatgtatgtatgtacatgtgtatgtatgtatgtatgtatgtatgtatgtatgtatgtatgtatgtatgtatgtatgtatgtatgtatgtaagccgacaacttgttttgaattCCCAGAGCACTACCAGTACAaacagttttgtttgttttatctaACGTGTTTCGTCTCTATCGCTACGGAGCAATGTTTCGGGTCTTTCTTTACTGATACGTTCCAACCTTTTATTTTAATCACAATTTTAAGCACCTATTAGTTCAGAGCACCGCCCATTATTCAAATTCCATGTTGACGAATTCTATAAAGATAGGCTACAGCATGTTTTTATTGACTGTGGCACGATACAGTGAAATTTTCGTTGATTTAGTTCAGCTGTCATAAATAGTGTTGGCAATATTTAACGATTCATTTGTTGTTCGTTCAAATAACTCTTGCTTAATTTGTCTCTGTTTGATTTTATGTCGATCGACTCGTCAAATGAATAAAGTAatgatttttgcatatttccAGTGTACTTTCTTCATATCACTATTTTACATAAGTATATTGCGTTACTTTTCTCAGCGCTTTCTAGAAGTCGTAGTGTTTTATCATACTATTTCTTCGTTTCCTTGCCATTTGTAGCGAAGTATAACACTGATACATTTCTCTTTACTCAAGCGTACGTATATATGCTACTTTACATTACCGATATATCATTGTAATGAATTGTTTCTTTGAAGGACTTGGATATGGCCTTGTAAAAACTCCAGCAATCGGAATCATGGCCCTCCACATCAAGAAACGGTTCGCATTAGCTAATGCAATAGCTTTTACCGGATCTTGCATGGGAGTGTTTTTGTTTCCACCTTTACTGCAATTACTGATCAACAGCTACGGATGGAGAGGTGCTCTGATCGTATTTTCTGCAGTAAATGATGTCCACCTGTTTGTTTCTGCTTCACTGTTTAAATCGCCAAGTCTACAGTGAACGGATCATGATGAAACTTCCGTGCTCAACGTTGATAATGTGGATAAAAAAtcggacataaaaaaatcgcgGGATATTACAAACAATCAGGCAACTATGTGACTGCGGTTTGTTCGTGAAGGATTCCTCGTTCATTGTCGCATGTATGGCTGGGTTTTTCGGCATAGGCAAGGGGTACCAAGGAGTTCCAGCTCATGCAATCGCTAGAGCCAAAGTCTTGAAAGTTGGAACGCCTCAAGAAATATCTTTCCTGGCGTCAGCACTTGGGATTAGAAGTATCCTTGGGCGTGCATCGGTACCTGTTATTTTGTACCTTTTTTCAAGATATTTGACCAATTCACGCTTATTCGGAATAACCCTTGTTCTATCTGGTGTTGCATATTTTGTTAGCATTCTTTGCAAAACATATGCATCCTACATGGCATTTACTCTTGTTTTGGGATTTCTTAGTGGAATATTTCTGACAGTGATCGTATCAGTTCTGAAAGACATAGCCTCTGGTGAGATGCTCACGGCTGGGCTAATTTTGTATTCACCCTTCATCGCTACGGCAGGGTTAATTGGCCCTCCATGCACAGGTAGGAACAACCTGTAAACTTGCTTGATTtacttttgtcaacttttgacATGAAACATTTTTTAATATATATTGTCTAATAACGTATATTTACTTTGCAGGTTTCATATATGACGAAACAGGCGATTACAACAACTCTTTCTACTTTTATGGCATCGCTGGAGTGATAGCTGGACTTACAATGCTCATATTTGAATTCATCAAGAATACAAGACATATGAAACCCAGAACTGTGGGATGCGATCTTGAAATAAGGGCAGTTGAGGGCACGGTGCGAGAACAATAACTGCAGTACACGGACTTGATTTTGGACAGTGTCGTTAACTGAcgtaaaaatgtcatgatgcAAAATGGCCCTTTTCATCCAACCCTTGCGTGCAGTTAACTGGCAAAGTGTAGAATagtatatgaagaaaaaaatgtgacTGTTCACAAAGTATTACACATGCAAGTAACTATGCAGCCCAATATATGATTGAAATCACACATCCGAGGAGTAAAATTAGGTGtttctttcattcaaacatTTAATTATTAAGGGTTATGTAAATATAATGGATAGTCTGCTATAAACAGCATCAAATAGTTTGAACGATTTTTCAACTGACGTCTCACCTTATTTTCTAATTATTGCTGTTTTTACTGAGAACAGGGTATTTTGCCGGCATCCATAACA
The DNA window shown above is from Ptychodera flava strain L36383 chromosome 5, AS_Pfla_20210202, whole genome shotgun sequence and carries:
- the LOC139132844 gene encoding monocarboxylate transporter 13-like, producing the protein MMQRRQLQQNIKLSDMTRADNRKNGGIYGWLVVLGSHICCAFIFGVIQSIGPLFIAIQDYFDETSSRVSWIISLMVCIEFGVGPFVNICVKKIGYRLTVMSGAAMSSIGLLLSAFAPNIEFLYFSFGFLVGLGHGLVNSPAIGIMALYIKKRFALANAIALTGSGIGAIVFPPLLQLLIDSYGWRGALIVFSAVNAHMFVSASLFKSPSLQRTDHGENSALNVENVDKKSDIKNHGIIQTIRQLCDCGLFIKYPSFVVVCITVFFGIGMGFHGVPAHAIARAKVLKVGTPQEISFLASALGISSILGRATVPVILYLFSRYLTSSRLFGIALILTGVAYIVSGLCKTYVSYMAFSLVFGFLSGIFLTVIVLVLKDIVSGVMLTAALSLYAPFLATGGLIGPPCAGFIYDETGDYNNSFYFYGIAAVMAGLIILISEFIMNERQMKSGTVGNDVEMKVVESENNS